From a region of the Mytilus galloprovincialis chromosome 3, xbMytGall1.hap1.1, whole genome shotgun sequence genome:
- the LOC143068408 gene encoding isoaspartyl peptidase/L-asparaginase-like, which translates to MSGIPAIAIHGGAWAIPDNLAEASVEGVKVAARIGYKILEKGGSAVDAVEAAVRSLEDDPAFDAGTGSVLNTDGEVEMDAVLMDGKDLKCGAVACIQNIKNPISVARLVMDKTDHVLLVGNGANKFAEQMGVESVETKQLVTEEAIREWEQYIKYKVTVNTLFKQREPIGHDTVGAVAIDTSGNVAFGTSTGGITAKMPGRVGDSPIIGSGGYADNNSGAVSTTGHGESILKVCLAKNITTLLEQGKSVQEAAEESLSTMFTRVQGSGGVVVVDKHGNVGKHFTTERMAWSWIKDNQLSYGLNPSEHFTEILK; encoded by the exons ATGTCTGGTATTCCTGCAATTGCAATCCACGGAGGAGCATGGGCAATTCCTGACAATCTCGCTGAAGCCAGCGTAGAGGGTGTCAAAGTCGCAGCAAGAATAGGGTACAAAATATTAGAGAAAGGCGGTTCAGCAGTGGATGCTGTAGAGGCTGCAGTAAGAAGTCTAGAGGATGACCCCGCTTTTGATGCAG GAACAGGTTCAGTGTTAAATACCGATGGCGAGGTAGAGATGGATGCAGTACTAATGGATGGTAAAGACTTGAAATGTGGAGCAGTAGCCTGCATACAAAACATCAAAAATCCCATATCAGTAGCAAGGCTTGTAATGGACAAG ACAGATCATGTATTGTTGGTAGGCAATGGAGCTAACAAGTTTGCAGAACAAATGGGTGTTGAAAGTGTCGAAACAAAGCAGCTTGTCACAGAAGAAGCTATCAGAGAATGGGAACAGTATATCAAATACAAAGTCACAGTGAATACTTTGTTtaaacaaag AGAGCCCATTGGACATGATACAGTAGGTGCAGTAGCTATAGATACATCAGGTAATGTAGCATTTGGCACATCAACAGGTGGTATCACAGCTAAAATGCCAGGCAGAGTTGGTGATAGTCCTATCAtag GTTCTGGTGGGTATGCTGACAACAATTCTGGAGCAGTATCTACTACAGGTCATGGGGAATCTATACTCAAAGTTTGCTTGGCTAAAAATATCACTACATTATTAGAACAAG GTAAATCTGTACAGGAGGCAGCTGAGGAATCATTATCTACCATGTTTACAAGAGTTCAAGGGTCAGGAGGTGTGGTTGTAGTGGACAAGCATGGAAATGTGGGCAAACATTTTACCACAGAAAGAATGGCTTGGTCATGGATAAAAGACAACCAATTAAGTTATGGATTGAACCCATCAGAACATTTcactgaaatattaaaataa